A region from the Streptosporangium sp. NBC_01756 genome encodes:
- a CDS encoding sirohydrochlorin chelatase encodes MSESSILPVRGRAVRPSGRHRRPVPSQLPPEAPALVLATLGDATGAAAELAALIRGDHPQIEVHLSGLGEDGKALTAALEEAARERPADGVAAIVVPLLTGPHPVADRVIAAAVAASGSSVTVTESLGPHPLLAEALHIRLAEKDLARADRMRLLNVSSPVDAVILATVGGEKAAVEAQSTAVLLASRLTLPVLVASLDSAPGVGEAAERLHGIGAQRIALSPCAIGPEMPSGLVTEAAAEIGADCADLLGAHGLIADLAARAYGSVLAADRQA; translated from the coding sequence GTGAGTGAGAGTTCCATCCTCCCCGTACGCGGACGCGCCGTCCGACCCTCCGGCCGGCACCGCAGGCCCGTGCCGTCCCAGCTCCCGCCCGAGGCTCCCGCCCTGGTGCTGGCCACACTCGGCGACGCCACCGGCGCCGCCGCCGAACTGGCCGCCCTCATCCGGGGCGACCATCCACAGATCGAGGTCCATCTGTCCGGACTCGGCGAGGACGGTAAAGCCCTGACCGCCGCCCTTGAGGAGGCCGCCCGTGAGCGTCCCGCGGACGGCGTCGCCGCCATCGTGGTACCGCTCCTGACCGGACCGCACCCGGTCGCGGACCGGGTGATCGCCGCCGCGGTCGCCGCCAGCGGGTCGTCCGTGACGGTCACCGAATCACTCGGGCCGCATCCGCTGCTCGCCGAGGCCCTGCACATCCGCCTGGCCGAGAAAGATCTGGCGAGGGCGGACCGAATGCGGCTGCTCAACGTCTCCAGCCCGGTCGACGCGGTGATCCTCGCCACGGTCGGCGGTGAGAAAGCCGCAGTGGAGGCGCAGTCGACGGCGGTGCTGCTGGCCTCCCGGCTGACGCTCCCCGTCCTGGTCGCCTCCCTCGACAGCGCGCCCGGCGTCGGCGAGGCGGCCGAGCGGCTGCACGGCATCGGCGCCCAGCGCATCGCCCTGTCCCCGTGTGCCATCGGCCCCGAGATGCCCTCCGGCCTGGTGACCGAAGCGGCGGCCGAGATCGGGGCCGACTGCGCCGACCTGCTGGGCGCGCACGGCCTCATCGCCGACCTCGCCGCCCGCGCCTACGGGAGCGTGCTGGCCGCGGACCGGCAGGCGTGA
- the pgeF gene encoding peptidoglycan editing factor PgeF codes for MNVQTRITDRHGGVSAAPYGTRNLGVGSGDDLEAVAANRARTAAEFGLDRVVFMRQVHSADVRYVSEPFGDDPPPLDGIFTDVPGLGLAALGADCACVLLADPRAGLVGAAHSGRVGTVLGVVPALVAAMVAHGADPADMTALIGPMACGTCYEVPAEMRDEVAAVLPEAWSITRQDTPALDLRAAITSQLAKAGVGEVTHDTRCTMETPDLFSHRRDRTTGRFAGYIWLED; via the coding sequence GTGAACGTTCAGACGAGGATCACCGACCGACACGGCGGCGTCAGTGCCGCGCCGTACGGCACCCGCAACCTCGGAGTCGGCTCCGGAGACGACCTGGAGGCGGTCGCCGCCAACAGGGCCAGGACCGCGGCCGAGTTCGGACTGGACCGGGTCGTGTTCATGCGGCAGGTCCACAGCGCCGACGTCCGCTACGTGAGCGAGCCCTTCGGCGACGACCCGCCGCCCCTGGACGGGATCTTCACCGATGTGCCCGGTCTCGGTCTGGCCGCGCTGGGCGCCGACTGCGCCTGCGTCCTGCTGGCCGACCCGCGGGCCGGCCTGGTCGGGGCCGCGCACTCCGGGCGGGTCGGCACCGTCCTCGGTGTGGTCCCCGCCCTGGTCGCGGCGATGGTCGCGCACGGTGCCGACCCGGCGGACATGACCGCCCTGATCGGCCCGATGGCCTGCGGCACCTGCTACGAGGTTCCCGCCGAGATGCGCGACGAGGTCGCCGCCGTCCTCCCCGAGGCGTGGTCGATCACCCGCCAGGACACCCCCGCCCTCGACCTGCGCGCCGCCATCACCTCGCAGCTCGCCAAGGCGGGCGTCGGTGAGGTCACCCACGACACACGCTGCACCATGGAGACCCCCGACCTGTTCTCCCACCGCCGTGACCGGACGACCGGCCGTTTCGCCGGTTACATCTGGCTGGAGGACTGA
- a CDS encoding aminotransferase class V-fold PLP-dependent enzyme, with product MSRRQVVAGFGGLATALVPVAPAAASPSLGPPVVPAGVAPDRLAGNEGFWQTVARQYRVSPDFVNLENGYYGIMPEPVHRAYHRNVDHLNEQNSYLLRTTYKARADQVRQRIATVLGVLREEIALTRGGTEALQDLIAGYRRLRPGDAVMYTDLDYHSMQYAMNWLRDRRGVSVERMVVPEPATRQASLDAYDRALRDHPRVRLLLLSHMNNRTGLVLPVREIIEMARGRNVDVIVDAAHSWGQLDFTMGDLGADFAGFSLHKWMGAPLGSGFLYIRKDRLADVDLAYADETYPADDIRSRVHSGTLDIAPVLTVDTALDFHDALGAQVKQARLRFLRDRWVHQVRDIPNVEILTPEEPAMYGTITAFRITGRVSEADNVALTTELFERYRIFTVRRGGPVKGDCVRVTPALFTSQADVDLLAVAVRDLARRFRR from the coding sequence ATGTCCAGACGTCAGGTGGTCGCCGGGTTCGGTGGGCTGGCCACCGCTCTCGTTCCGGTGGCGCCCGCCGCCGCGTCGCCGTCCCTGGGGCCGCCGGTCGTTCCCGCCGGGGTCGCACCCGACCGGCTGGCCGGGAACGAGGGTTTCTGGCAGACCGTCGCACGGCAGTACCGGGTCAGCCCGGACTTCGTCAACCTGGAGAACGGCTACTACGGGATCATGCCCGAGCCGGTGCACCGGGCCTACCACCGCAACGTGGACCACCTGAACGAGCAGAACTCCTATCTGCTGCGCACCACCTACAAGGCCAGGGCCGACCAGGTGAGGCAGCGCATCGCCACCGTCCTCGGCGTGCTCAGGGAGGAGATCGCTCTCACCCGCGGCGGCACAGAGGCCCTGCAGGATCTGATCGCCGGGTATCGCAGGCTCCGCCCGGGGGACGCGGTGATGTACACCGATCTCGACTACCACAGCATGCAGTACGCCATGAACTGGCTGCGCGACCGGCGAGGGGTGAGCGTCGAGCGGATGGTCGTCCCCGAGCCGGCCACCCGTCAGGCGTCGCTGGACGCCTACGACAGGGCTCTGCGCGACCATCCCCGGGTCAGGCTGCTCCTGCTCAGCCACATGAACAACCGCACCGGCCTCGTGCTGCCGGTACGGGAGATCATCGAGATGGCCCGCGGCAGGAACGTCGACGTCATCGTCGACGCCGCCCATTCGTGGGGACAGCTTGACTTCACCATGGGTGACCTCGGTGCCGACTTTGCCGGGTTCTCCCTGCACAAGTGGATGGGGGCGCCCCTGGGAAGCGGGTTCCTCTATATCCGCAAGGATCGCCTGGCCGACGTCGACCTGGCCTACGCCGACGAGACCTATCCCGCCGACGACATCCGTTCGCGCGTCCACTCCGGCACTCTGGACATCGCGCCGGTGCTCACGGTGGACACCGCCCTGGACTTCCATGACGCGCTGGGAGCGCAGGTCAAGCAGGCGCGTCTGCGTTTCCTGCGTGACCGCTGGGTCCACCAGGTGCGGGACATCCCCAACGTGGAGATCCTGACCCCCGAGGAGCCCGCCATGTACGGGACGATCACCGCGTTCCGGATAACCGGCCGTGTCTCGGAGGCCGACAACGTCGCGCTCACCACGGAGCTGTTCGAGCGCTACCGGATCTTCACGGTACGGCGGGGCGGGCCCGTCAAGGGGGACTGCGTCCGGGTGACCCCGGCGCTTTTCACCTCGCAGGCCGACGTCGACCTGCTCGCGGTGGCGGTGCGGGACCTCGCCCGGCGTTTCCGCCGCTGA
- a CDS encoding alpha/beta hydrolase, with protein sequence MISPNPNALVVTGPGLVADLRLVTEVADREFAALGVSGEVVSASDLSGFRETLDFPGALVVLPGPDHEIRSLYTEHPQAVWLDVTKHDTPPATPADGPAGGYLHGRGIWGLTWAIRHAVHRLRRPARRVAYGDHPDQWADVRLPRETTGSTPVAVLLHGGYWRSIWGADLMDALCVDLADRGFAAWNLEYRRPDLHGWAATTEDVAQAIGRAAEGASGRIVVVGHSAGGQLALRAAADDPRITLAVSLAGVLDLVEGDRRHLSSGAVAAALGGPAAEVPEIYGRSSPLARLPLGVPQLIVQGGGDDLDLVDLGRRYARAAQAAGDQVTYLEMSGDHFDVIDPASPIWRATAGVITDVGTTDPAREPLNAAPDARAVHLATPSGDG encoded by the coding sequence ATGATCTCTCCCAATCCCAACGCGCTCGTGGTCACCGGCCCCGGGCTGGTCGCGGATCTCCGGCTGGTCACCGAGGTGGCGGACCGGGAGTTCGCCGCTCTCGGCGTCAGCGGGGAGGTGGTGTCCGCCTCCGACCTGTCCGGCTTCCGGGAGACCCTGGACTTCCCCGGCGCCCTGGTCGTCCTGCCCGGGCCGGACCACGAGATCCGGAGCCTGTACACCGAGCATCCCCAGGCGGTCTGGCTCGACGTGACCAAGCACGACACCCCACCCGCCACGCCCGCGGACGGTCCGGCGGGCGGCTATCTGCACGGGCGGGGAATATGGGGACTGACCTGGGCGATCAGGCACGCCGTCCACCGGCTGCGCCGGCCCGCGCGGCGGGTCGCCTACGGCGATCATCCCGACCAGTGGGCGGACGTACGGCTGCCGCGCGAGACCACCGGATCGACGCCCGTCGCGGTGCTGCTGCACGGCGGTTACTGGCGCTCGATCTGGGGTGCGGACCTGATGGACGCGCTCTGCGTCGACCTCGCCGACCGGGGATTCGCCGCCTGGAACCTCGAATACCGACGTCCCGACCTGCACGGCTGGGCCGCGACGACCGAGGACGTCGCCCAGGCGATCGGCCGGGCGGCCGAGGGCGCGTCCGGCCGGATCGTGGTGGTCGGCCATTCGGCGGGAGGGCAGCTCGCCCTCCGCGCCGCGGCCGACGACCCCCGGATCACCCTCGCCGTCTCGCTGGCCGGGGTTCTCGACCTGGTGGAGGGCGACCGCAGGCACCTCAGCTCCGGCGCGGTCGCCGCCGCCCTCGGCGGACCGGCGGCGGAGGTGCCCGAGATCTACGGACGATCCAGCCCGCTGGCGCGTCTTCCCTTGGGGGTGCCCCAGCTCATCGTGCAGGGCGGTGGCGACGACCTGGACCTGGTCGACCTGGGCAGACGATACGCGCGGGCCGCCCAGGCGGCAGGCGACCAGGTGACATATCTCGAAATGTCAGGTGACCATTTCGACGTCATCGACCCCGCCTCTCCGATCTGGCGGGCGACGGCCGGAGTGATCACCGACGTCGGGACCACGGACCCGGCCCGCGAGCCCCTGAACGCCGCCCCTGACGCGCGGGCCGTCCACCTCGCCACTCCGTCAGGAGACGGATAG
- a CDS encoding ferredoxin codes for MKEDHLFEEENMKITADTEVCIGAGMCALTAPEVFDQSEEEGTVVVLDGEPPASSEAAVRRAVQLCPSGALSVS; via the coding sequence TTGAAAGAGGATCACCTGTTCGAGGAGGAGAACATGAAGATCACGGCGGATACCGAGGTCTGCATCGGAGCCGGCATGTGCGCGCTCACCGCGCCGGAGGTCTTCGACCAGAGCGAGGAGGAGGGGACCGTGGTGGTGCTGGACGGCGAGCCGCCCGCCTCGTCGGAGGCGGCGGTCCGCCGTGCCGTACAGCTGTGCCCCTCGGGAGCCCTATCCGTCTCCTGA
- a CDS encoding GNAT family N-acetyltransferase, which produces MRQVEISGKRLRLREVTVADVDALHAVYGDPTATEHLPFDPRTREEVEGLVAEALKAAQAEPRRLYVLAVIDLDDEETIGVARLHVEADHPHSAEIGLGLRPDHWGRGMGTDLIRLMLTFGFRDLRLHRVWGARSPANTAAQLAMLVAGMVEEGRIRHHVRARGAWRDSIVHSALEDEWEGHRDA; this is translated from the coding sequence ATGCGCCAGGTTGAGATCTCCGGTAAGAGGCTCCGGCTGAGGGAAGTCACCGTCGCCGACGTGGACGCGCTGCACGCCGTCTACGGCGACCCCACCGCGACCGAGCACCTGCCGTTCGATCCCCGCACCCGTGAAGAGGTCGAGGGGCTGGTCGCCGAGGCGCTGAAGGCCGCGCAGGCCGAGCCCCGGCGGCTGTACGTGCTCGCGGTGATCGACCTGGACGACGAGGAGACCATCGGCGTCGCCCGGCTGCACGTCGAGGCCGACCACCCGCACAGCGCGGAGATCGGCCTCGGCCTGCGCCCCGACCACTGGGGCCGGGGCATGGGCACCGACCTGATCCGGCTGATGCTGACATTCGGCTTCCGGGACCTGCGCCTGCACCGCGTCTGGGGGGCCCGCTCCCCCGCCAACACCGCCGCCCAGCTCGCGATGCTCGTAGCCGGGATGGTCGAGGAAGGCAGGATCAGGCACCACGTCCGGGCACGCGGCGCCTGGCGCGACTCCATCGTCCACTCGGCCCTGGAGGACGAGTGGGAGGGGCACCGGGACGCCTGA
- a CDS encoding cytochrome P450 codes for MTEALSSPVTFPMTRDDPLSPPEAALRLQREGALHRMTFADGHLGWLATRHSTARAVLADDRFSNRAETTHPPISNALAQRENRQIPPGFFLRMDPPDHTRYRRLLTGQFTVRRMRQLEPRIAQITSDCLDAMEKGDRPVDLVQAFALPIPSLVICELLGVPYADRVQFQRDSAALLSLESSAEQVTAALTDLMTYLHELVLRKRAEPGDDLLSGLVAGGELDEWELSGVGLLLLVAGHETTANMLGLGTFALLRDPAQLALLRDDPAVTESAVEELLRYLTIIHMGPVRTALEDVEIDGQVIRAGEAVAFSLPAANRDPERFDAPDALDLTRPPTGHLTFGHGIHQCLGQQLARAEMRIAYPALLRRFPGLRLAVPPEEIPMRSNMAIYGVHRLPVIW; via the coding sequence ATGACCGAGGCCCTGTCCAGTCCGGTGACATTTCCGATGACCCGCGACGACCCCCTGAGCCCGCCGGAGGCGGCACTCCGGTTGCAGCGGGAGGGGGCGCTGCACCGGATGACCTTCGCCGACGGGCACCTGGGCTGGCTGGCGACCCGCCACTCCACCGCCCGCGCCGTGCTCGCCGACGACCGGTTCAGCAACCGCGCGGAGACCACGCATCCGCCGATCTCCAACGCACTGGCCCAGCGCGAGAACCGGCAGATCCCGCCGGGGTTCTTCCTGCGGATGGACCCGCCCGACCACACCCGGTACCGGCGGCTGCTGACCGGGCAGTTCACGGTGCGCCGGATGCGGCAGCTCGAACCGCGGATCGCGCAGATCACCTCCGACTGCCTGGACGCCATGGAGAAGGGCGACCGGCCGGTGGACCTGGTGCAGGCCTTCGCCCTGCCGATCCCGTCCCTGGTGATCTGCGAGCTGCTCGGCGTGCCGTACGCGGACCGCGTGCAGTTCCAACGGGACTCGGCCGCGCTGCTCAGTCTCGAATCCTCCGCCGAGCAGGTGACCGCGGCGCTGACCGACCTGATGACCTACCTGCACGAGCTGGTGCTCCGCAAGCGGGCCGAACCCGGTGACGATCTGCTCAGCGGCCTCGTGGCGGGCGGGGAGCTGGACGAGTGGGAGCTCAGCGGGGTCGGCCTGCTCCTGCTCGTCGCCGGACACGAGACGACCGCGAACATGCTCGGGCTCGGCACCTTCGCGCTGCTGCGCGACCCCGCCCAGCTGGCTCTGCTCCGCGACGATCCGGCGGTGACCGAGAGCGCCGTCGAGGAGCTCCTGCGCTATCTCACGATCATTCACATGGGCCCGGTCCGGACCGCGTTGGAGGACGTCGAGATCGACGGGCAGGTGATCAGAGCCGGTGAGGCGGTGGCGTTCTCGCTGCCCGCGGCCAACCGCGACCCGGAGCGGTTCGACGCCCCCGATGCCCTTGACCTCACCCGGCCGCCGACGGGTCATCTCACTTTCGGCCACGGCATCCACCAGTGTCTGGGCCAGCAGCTCGCCCGCGCCGAGATGCGCATCGCCTATCCGGCGCTGCTGCGCCGTTTTCCCGGCCTACGGCTGGCCGTACCACCCGAGGAGATTCCCATGCGCTCCAATATGGCCATCTACGGTGTGCACCGGCTACCGGTCATCTGGTAG
- a CDS encoding PLP-dependent cysteine synthase family protein — protein MSSVSTVHAQSPRLADLVGGTPVCRIGEPFAPEGRAFWAKLEGANPGGLKDRPALYIVQRARARGELAPGAMIVDSSSGTFGLGLALAGIVYGHPVTVVSDPGMEAIVHGMLAAYGARIETVTEPHPVGGWQQARLDRVEELLRAHPEAYWARQYDNPDNVDAYAGLAHELITQVGRVDVLVCSVGTGGHSAGIIDVLRRFSPRTRLIGVDATGSTIFGQPARPRLMRGLGSSIRPRNVAYDAFDEVHWVAPHEAVWASRRLAATHYTTGGWSVGAVTVVAAWYARVLPPHTRIVAIFPDGPARYYTTVFDDAYCAAYNLLDRPPADEPDEIAHPGDAEVSRWTRCATVVSS, from the coding sequence ATGTCGTCTGTTTCCACCGTCCACGCCCAATCGCCCCGCCTCGCCGACCTGGTGGGAGGGACACCTGTCTGCCGGATCGGTGAACCCTTCGCCCCAGAGGGCCGGGCGTTCTGGGCCAAACTGGAGGGGGCCAACCCCGGCGGGCTCAAGGACCGTCCCGCGCTGTACATCGTCCAGCGTGCCCGTGCCCGCGGCGAGCTCGCGCCGGGCGCGATGATCGTCGACTCCAGCTCCGGGACCTTCGGACTGGGGCTCGCCCTGGCCGGAATCGTGTACGGCCACCCGGTCACGGTGGTCTCCGACCCCGGTATGGAGGCCATCGTGCACGGCATGCTGGCCGCCTACGGCGCACGTATCGAGACCGTCACCGAGCCGCACCCGGTGGGTGGCTGGCAGCAGGCCCGCCTGGATCGGGTGGAGGAGCTGCTCAGAGCCCATCCGGAGGCCTACTGGGCCCGTCAGTACGACAACCCCGACAACGTCGACGCCTACGCGGGGCTGGCCCACGAGCTGATCACCCAGGTGGGCCGGGTCGACGTGCTGGTGTGCAGCGTCGGCACCGGAGGACACTCGGCGGGCATCATCGACGTGCTGCGCCGTTTTTCCCCGCGTACCCGCCTGATCGGCGTGGACGCCACCGGGTCGACGATCTTCGGACAGCCGGCGCGGCCCCGGCTGATGCGCGGTCTCGGCAGCAGCATCCGCCCGCGCAACGTCGCCTACGACGCGTTCGACGAGGTGCACTGGGTCGCCCCGCACGAGGCGGTGTGGGCCAGTCGCCGACTGGCCGCCACCCACTACACCACCGGAGGCTGGAGCGTCGGAGCCGTCACCGTGGTCGCCGCGTGGTACGCCCGCGTGCTGCCCCCGCACACCCGCATCGTGGCGATCTTTCCTGACGGGCCCGCCCGCTACTACACCACGGTCTTCGACGACGCCTACTGCGCCGCATACAACCTGCTCGACCGCCCTCCCGCCGACGAGCCCGACGAGATCGCCCACCCCGGCGACGCCGAGGTGTCGCGCTGGACCCGCTGCGCCACAGTGGTGAGCTCCTGA
- a CDS encoding nitroreductase family deazaflavin-dependent oxidoreductase, protein MLFGKEHVDRYRATDGAEGHEWQGTTALILTTTGRKSGEQHDTPLIYQRHGDDYLVVASKGGADAPPSWYLNLQSNPEVEVQVLGDRFTARARTATAEEKPELWPIMAAAWPAYDEYQTKTDREIPVVVLERVSS, encoded by the coding sequence ATGCTGTTCGGAAAAGAACACGTTGACCGTTACCGTGCCACCGACGGTGCCGAGGGGCACGAATGGCAGGGCACCACGGCTCTGATCCTGACCACGACGGGCCGCAAGAGCGGCGAACAGCACGACACCCCGCTCATCTACCAGCGTCACGGAGACGACTACCTCGTCGTGGCGTCCAAGGGCGGAGCCGACGCCCCGCCGAGCTGGTATCTCAATCTGCAGTCCAACCCGGAGGTCGAGGTCCAGGTGCTGGGCGACCGGTTCACGGCCCGGGCCCGCACCGCCACCGCCGAGGAGAAGCCGGAACTCTGGCCGATCATGGCGGCTGCCTGGCCGGCTTACGACGAATACCAGACGAAGACCGACCGCGAGATCCCGGTGGTCGTGCTGGAACGCGTCTCATCCTGA
- a CDS encoding PH domain-containing protein — translation MAQVAYDRKEQLQQIESGLMPGEQIIAVYDAIGAGTGFLGLTDKRVIVQDKSFVGKKIAITSIPYGKVSAVSVVSNKSLAGSFFSSGAIAIHVGTHTYEVEFRGDNKAHHVHNVILHFISG, via the coding sequence ATGGCACAGGTCGCGTATGACCGGAAGGAACAGCTCCAGCAGATCGAGAGTGGTCTGATGCCGGGTGAGCAGATCATCGCCGTCTACGACGCCATCGGCGCCGGGACCGGCTTCCTGGGCCTCACCGACAAGCGGGTGATCGTGCAGGACAAGTCCTTCGTGGGCAAGAAGATCGCCATTACGAGCATTCCCTACGGGAAGGTCTCAGCGGTCAGCGTGGTGAGCAACAAATCCCTCGCCGGCTCGTTCTTCTCCTCCGGGGCCATCGCCATCCATGTGGGCACCCACACCTACGAGGTGGAGTTCCGGGGCGACAACAAGGCCCACCACGTCCACAACGTGATCCTGCACTTCATCAGCGGCTGA
- the glgA gene encoding glycogen synthase yields MRVDLLSREYPPEVYGGAGVHVEYLARELRRLADARVRCFGASRPEHGVDAYRVPAGLETANAALQVLGVDLEMAAGCEGADLVHSHTWYANFAGHVAKMLYGTPHVVTTHSLEPLRPWKAEQLGGGYTLSSWAERGALASADAIIAVSEGMRRDVLTSYPEIAAEKVSVIHNGIDTGEYTPDRETGVLAKHGIDVGRPYVVFVGRITRQKGLVHLLHAARDFHPDAQLVLCAGAPDTPEISAEVTALVRGLDREGVIWISEMLPRPEVIQILTHAAVFVCPSIYEPMGIVNLEAMACETAVVATATGGIPEVVADGSTGLLVPIEASAADGTPDDPGRFAADLAEQVNRLLADPALAAEMGRAGRARAVQHFSWERIAERTMDLYRSVLRP; encoded by the coding sequence ATGCGCGTTGATCTGCTGAGCCGTGAGTATCCGCCCGAGGTGTACGGCGGAGCCGGCGTTCATGTCGAATACCTCGCCCGGGAACTGCGCCGGCTGGCGGATGCCCGGGTCCGCTGCTTCGGAGCCTCACGGCCCGAACACGGTGTGGACGCCTATCGGGTGCCCGCCGGCCTGGAGACGGCCAACGCCGCGCTCCAGGTCCTCGGTGTGGACCTCGAGATGGCGGCCGGCTGCGAGGGCGCGGATCTGGTGCACAGTCATACGTGGTACGCCAACTTCGCAGGTCACGTGGCCAAGATGCTGTACGGCACGCCACACGTGGTGACCACGCACAGCCTGGAGCCGCTGCGCCCGTGGAAGGCCGAGCAGCTCGGCGGCGGTTACACGCTGTCGTCGTGGGCCGAGCGCGGCGCGCTGGCGAGCGCGGACGCGATCATCGCGGTGTCCGAGGGCATGCGGCGTGACGTGCTCACCAGCTATCCCGAAATCGCCGCGGAAAAAGTTTCGGTGATCCACAACGGGATCGATACCGGTGAGTACACCCCGGACCGCGAGACCGGCGTCCTGGCCAAGCACGGTATCGACGTGGGCAGGCCGTACGTCGTGTTCGTGGGGCGGATCACCCGGCAGAAGGGCCTGGTCCACCTGCTTCACGCGGCCAGGGACTTCCATCCCGACGCCCAGTTGGTGCTCTGCGCGGGTGCCCCCGACACGCCGGAGATCTCCGCCGAGGTCACCGCGCTCGTCCGGGGACTGGACAGGGAGGGCGTCATCTGGATCTCGGAGATGCTCCCGCGTCCCGAGGTGATCCAGATTCTCACCCACGCGGCCGTGTTCGTCTGTCCGTCGATCTACGAGCCGATGGGGATCGTGAACCTGGAGGCGATGGCCTGCGAGACCGCTGTGGTGGCCACCGCCACCGGCGGCATCCCCGAGGTCGTGGCCGACGGCTCGACCGGACTGCTGGTCCCGATCGAGGCGTCCGCCGCCGACGGCACCCCCGACGATCCCGGACGGTTCGCCGCCGACCTCGCCGAGCAGGTCAACCGGCTGCTCGCCGACCCGGCGCTCGCCGCGGAGATGGGCCGAGCCGGGCGGGCCCGTGCCGTGCAGCACTTCTCCTGGGAGCGGATCGCCGAGCGGACGATGGATCTCTACCGGTCGGTTCTCCGACCCTGA